A single Micromonospora luteifusca DNA region contains:
- a CDS encoding ABC-F family ATP-binding cassette domain-containing protein, protein MGYVDVAAVGHILPDGRELFADVSFRVGEGSKVALVGPNGAGKTTLLRMVAGDLPVRTGVVARAGGLGVMRQFIGMIGDESTLADLALSLAPPSLRDAGRRLGETEAAMRAAEAHGKFSNAAGKAQLAYADALGAWGEAGGYDAEVLFDTVATIVLDLTWDAVRDRPVRTLSGGQQKRFALELLLRGPDEVLLLDEPDNFLDVPGKRWLEARLRESTKSVLYVSHDRELLAQSADRVVAVEGGSAWVHPGGFASWHSARVARHARLDELRRRWDEEHQKLRELMLMYKQKAAYNDGLASRYQAAQTRLRKFEEAGPPPVPPKDQDIRMRLSGGRTGKRAVICEQLELDGLTFPFDLEIWYGDRVAVLGANGTGKSHFLRLLARGGTDPDPANGPVDGAGALAPVVHDGVARLGARVRPGHFSQTHDRPELMSKTLVEILWRGDEHRTGMDRHAAMGVLSRYELAGQGDQRFGTLSGGQQARFLVLLLELSGATLLLLDEPTDNLDLASAEALEAGLTAFEGTVIAVTHDRWFTRSFDRFVLFRGDSEVVETPEPVWDVG, encoded by the coding sequence GTGGGATACGTGGACGTGGCAGCGGTCGGGCACATCCTGCCCGACGGTCGGGAACTCTTCGCCGACGTGTCGTTCCGGGTCGGTGAGGGCAGCAAGGTCGCCCTCGTCGGGCCGAACGGCGCGGGAAAGACCACGCTGCTGCGGATGGTCGCCGGTGACCTGCCGGTGCGTACCGGCGTCGTCGCGCGGGCCGGCGGGCTGGGTGTGATGCGCCAGTTCATCGGCATGATCGGCGATGAGTCGACGCTCGCCGACCTGGCGTTGTCGCTGGCCCCGCCGTCACTACGCGACGCCGGCCGGCGGCTCGGTGAGACCGAGGCGGCCATGCGGGCGGCCGAGGCCCACGGCAAGTTCAGCAACGCCGCGGGCAAGGCCCAGCTGGCGTACGCCGACGCGCTGGGCGCCTGGGGCGAGGCCGGCGGGTACGACGCCGAGGTGCTCTTCGACACCGTCGCGACAATCGTGCTCGACCTGACCTGGGACGCCGTGCGGGACCGACCGGTGCGCACCCTCTCCGGCGGCCAGCAGAAGCGCTTCGCGTTGGAGTTGCTGTTGCGCGGCCCGGACGAGGTGCTGCTGCTCGACGAGCCGGACAACTTCCTCGACGTGCCCGGCAAGCGCTGGCTGGAGGCGCGACTGCGCGAGTCGACCAAGTCGGTGCTCTACGTCTCGCACGACCGCGAGTTGCTGGCCCAGAGCGCCGACCGGGTGGTGGCCGTCGAGGGTGGCAGCGCCTGGGTGCACCCGGGCGGTTTCGCCAGCTGGCACTCCGCCCGGGTGGCCCGGCACGCCCGCCTCGACGAGCTGCGTCGACGCTGGGACGAGGAGCACCAGAAGCTGCGCGAGCTGATGCTGATGTACAAGCAGAAGGCCGCGTACAACGACGGGTTGGCCTCGCGCTACCAGGCCGCGCAGACCCGGCTGCGCAAGTTCGAGGAGGCCGGACCGCCACCCGTACCCCCGAAGGACCAGGACATCCGGATGCGGCTGAGTGGCGGGCGGACCGGCAAGCGCGCGGTCATCTGCGAGCAGCTGGAGCTCGACGGCCTGACCTTTCCCTTCGACCTGGAGATCTGGTACGGCGATCGGGTGGCGGTGCTCGGTGCCAACGGCACCGGCAAGTCGCATTTCCTGCGGCTGCTGGCCCGGGGCGGCACCGACCCGGACCCGGCGAACGGGCCGGTCGACGGGGCGGGCGCGCTCGCCCCGGTGGTCCACGACGGTGTGGCCCGGCTGGGTGCCCGGGTCCGCCCCGGGCACTTCTCGCAGACCCACGACCGGCCGGAACTGATGTCGAAGACGCTTGTCGAAATCCTCTGGCGGGGCGACGAGCACCGCACGGGGATGGACCGGCACGCGGCGATGGGAGTGCTCAGCCGTTACGAGTTGGCCGGTCAGGGCGACCAGCGCTTCGGCACGCTCTCCGGTGGTCAGCAGGCCCGTTTCCTGGTGCTGCTGCTGGAGCTGTCCGGGGCGACCCTGCTGCTGCTCGACGAGCCCACCGACAACCTCGACCTGGCCAGCGCGGAGGCCCTCGAAGCGGGCCTCACCGCGTTCGAGGGAACGGTGATCGCGGTCACCCACGACCGCTGGTTCACCCGCTCATTCGACAGGTTCGTGCTGTTCCGAGGCGACAGCGAGGTGGTGGAGACTCCGGAGCCGGTCTGGGACGTCGGGTGA
- a CDS encoding class I SAM-dependent methyltransferase: MTGDHYFTAQPASDAPPREVEFSVADRDYRLVSAGGVFSASRLDPGTAVLLRKADLPAADTVGDLLDLGCGFGPIACVLADLAPATTVWAVDVNSRARELTAANAARIDAADRVRVRAPDDVPADTRFAQLWSNPPIRIGKDELHELLLRWLPRLAPDGVGWLVVARHLGGDSLQRWLTEHSWQVERYASQKGFRVLRVTR, from the coding sequence GTGACCGGCGACCACTACTTCACCGCTCAGCCCGCCAGCGACGCTCCGCCACGCGAGGTCGAGTTCTCCGTCGCCGACCGCGACTACCGGCTCGTCTCGGCCGGCGGCGTCTTCTCCGCCAGCCGTCTCGACCCGGGCACCGCCGTACTCCTGCGCAAGGCCGACCTACCGGCCGCCGACACCGTCGGTGACCTGCTCGACCTCGGCTGCGGGTTCGGGCCGATCGCGTGCGTGCTGGCCGACCTGGCACCCGCGACCACGGTCTGGGCGGTCGACGTCAACAGCCGGGCCCGCGAGCTGACCGCCGCCAACGCGGCCCGGATCGACGCCGCCGACCGGGTCCGGGTCCGCGCGCCCGACGACGTGCCGGCCGACACCCGGTTCGCCCAGCTCTGGTCCAACCCACCCATCCGCATTGGCAAGGACGAGCTGCACGAACTGCTGCTGCGCTGGCTGCCCCGGCTCGCCCCGGACGGCGTCGGCTGGCTGGTCGTCGCCCGGCACCTCGGCGGCGACTCGCTGCAGCGCTGGCTCACCGAGCACAGCTGGCAGGTCGAGCGGTACGCCAGCCAGAAGGGCTTCCGGGTGCTGCGAGTCACCCGGTAA
- the infA gene encoding translation initiation factor IF-1: MPKKDGAIEIEGRVIEPLPNAMFRVELANGHKVLAHISGKMRQHYIRILPEDRVVVELSPYDLTRGRIVYRYK; encoded by the coding sequence ATGCCGAAAAAAGACGGAGCCATTGAGATCGAGGGTCGGGTCATCGAGCCCCTGCCGAACGCCATGTTCCGGGTGGAGCTCGCGAACGGCCACAAGGTGCTGGCTCATATCAGCGGCAAGATGCGGCAGCACTACATCCGCATCCTTCCGGAGGACCGGGTCGTCGTCGAACTTTCGCCGTACGACCTGACCCGCGGGCGCATCGTCTACCGCTACAAGTAG
- a CDS encoding DNA-directed RNA polymerase subunit alpha has product MLISQRPSLSEESINETRSRFAIEPLEPGFGYTLGNSLRRTLLSSIPGAAVTSIKIDGVLHEFTTIPGVKEDVVELVMNIKELCVSSEHDEPVSMYLRKQGPGDVTAGDIQPPAGVSVHNPDLKLATLNGKGRLDMELTVERGRGYVTAAQNKQSGAEIGRIPVDSIYSPVLKVTYRVEATRVEQRTDFDRLIIDVETKPSMGPRTALASAGSTLVELFGLARELDETAEGIDIGPSPQDAQLAADLALPIEELDLTVRSYNCLKREGINSVGELIGRTEADLLDIRNFGQKSIDEVKMKLAGMGLGLKDSAPNFDPAHVVDTFGEADYDTDDYRETEQL; this is encoded by the coding sequence ATGCTCATCAGCCAGCGACCCTCCCTCTCCGAGGAGTCGATCAACGAGACCCGGTCCCGGTTCGCCATCGAGCCGCTGGAGCCGGGCTTCGGCTACACCCTGGGTAACTCGCTGCGGCGCACGTTGCTGTCGTCGATCCCGGGCGCGGCCGTCACCTCGATCAAGATCGACGGTGTGCTGCACGAGTTCACCACGATCCCCGGTGTCAAGGAGGACGTGGTCGAGCTCGTCATGAACATCAAGGAGCTGTGCGTCAGCTCCGAGCACGACGAGCCGGTCAGCATGTACCTGCGCAAGCAGGGCCCGGGCGACGTGACCGCTGGTGACATTCAGCCGCCGGCTGGCGTCTCGGTGCACAACCCGGATCTCAAGCTCGCCACCCTCAACGGCAAGGGCCGGCTCGACATGGAGCTGACCGTCGAGCGGGGCCGGGGCTACGTGACGGCGGCGCAGAACAAGCAGTCCGGCGCCGAGATCGGCCGGATCCCGGTCGACTCGATCTACTCGCCGGTGCTGAAGGTTACGTACCGCGTCGAGGCGACCCGTGTCGAGCAGCGTACCGACTTCGACCGGCTGATCATCGACGTCGAGACCAAGCCGTCGATGGGTCCGCGCACCGCGCTGGCCTCCGCCGGTTCGACGCTGGTGGAGCTGTTCGGGCTGGCTCGGGAGCTGGACGAGACCGCCGAGGGCATCGACATCGGGCCGTCCCCGCAGGACGCCCAGTTGGCGGCGGACCTTGCCCTGCCGATCGAGGAGCTGGACCTCACCGTCCGCTCCTACAACTGCCTCAAGCGCGAGGGCATCAACTCCGTTGGTGAGCTCATCGGGCGTACCGAGGCCGACCTCCTCGACATTCGCAACTTCGGTCAGAAGTCGATCGACGAGGTCAAGATGAAGCTCGCCGGGATGGGTCTCGGGCTGAAGGACTCGGCTCCGAACTTCGACCCGGCGCACGTCGTGGACACCTTCGGCGAGGCCGACTACGACACCGACGACTACCGCGAGACCGAGCAGCTCTAG
- a CDS encoding nucleotidyltransferase domain-containing protein → MIPADLPDRLCAVEGVVAVALGGSRARGEQRPDSDWDLGLYYRGELDVRALRAVAVTVADDTDVALTAPGGWGPWVDGGGWLRVGGTAVDWIYRDLDRVHRIWTDCRTGRFEVGVQAGHPLGFYSSAYVGEVALCQVLADPTGELARLKEQAREYPPALADALVAGGWEAGFLLAGAAKASTAGDSGYVAGCLFRAVGVLAQVLHARAGRWLVNEKGMIAAAGRLPGAPPDFERRAQALLGAVGRSPAELAATISAARELVSEVVG, encoded by the coding sequence GTGATCCCCGCCGACCTGCCCGACCGGCTCTGCGCCGTCGAGGGAGTGGTCGCCGTGGCGCTCGGTGGTAGCCGGGCGCGCGGTGAGCAGCGTCCGGACTCGGACTGGGATCTGGGTCTGTACTACCGGGGTGAGCTGGACGTACGGGCGCTGCGCGCGGTCGCCGTGACGGTTGCCGACGACACCGACGTCGCGCTCACCGCCCCGGGTGGCTGGGGTCCGTGGGTCGACGGCGGTGGTTGGCTGCGGGTCGGTGGAACGGCGGTGGACTGGATCTACCGGGACCTCGACCGGGTGCACCGCATCTGGACGGACTGCCGGACCGGGCGGTTCGAGGTCGGGGTGCAGGCCGGGCACCCACTCGGGTTCTACTCGTCGGCCTACGTCGGTGAGGTGGCGCTGTGTCAGGTGCTCGCGGATCCGACCGGCGAGCTGGCCCGGTTGAAGGAACAGGCCCGGGAGTATCCGCCCGCATTGGCCGATGCCCTGGTGGCGGGCGGTTGGGAGGCTGGGTTTCTGCTGGCCGGCGCGGCCAAGGCCAGCACCGCAGGGGACAGCGGGTACGTCGCCGGCTGCCTGTTCCGGGCGGTCGGGGTGCTCGCCCAGGTGCTGCACGCCCGAGCGGGCCGGTGGCTGGTCAACGAGAAGGGAATGATCGCCGCGGCGGGTCGGCTGCCCGGGGCCCCGCCGGACTTCGAGCGGCGGGCCCAGGCACTCCTCGGTGCCGTCGGCCGCAGCCCCGCCGAGCTGGCCGCCACCATCAGCGCAGCCCGCGAGCTGGTCTCAGAGGTGGTCGGTTGA
- the rpmJ gene encoding 50S ribosomal protein L36: MKVKPSVKRICQKCRVIRRHGRVMVICSDPRHKQRQG, translated from the coding sequence GTGAAGGTCAAGCCGAGCGTCAAGAGGATCTGCCAGAAGTGCCGGGTTATCCGCCGGCACGGCCGGGTCATGGTCATCTGCAGCGACCCGCGCCACAAGCAGCGCCAGGGCTGA
- the rpsD gene encoding 30S ribosomal protein S4, protein MARYTGADCRRCRREKMKLFLKGSKCDGPKCPFESRPFPPGQHGRGRTKETEYLLQLREKQKARRVYGVLEKQFRGYYEEAVGKQAKTGEVLLQILESRLDNVVYRAGYAHSRDMARQLVKHGHFTVNGKKVDIPSYRVKEHDIIEVRGKSKELTPFIVAQAQAGSKSVPAWLEAIPSQMKVLVHSLPARQVIDTQVQEQLIVELYSK, encoded by the coding sequence ATGGCTCGTTACACCGGTGCAGACTGCCGCCGTTGCCGGCGGGAGAAGATGAAGCTGTTCCTCAAGGGCAGCAAGTGCGATGGTCCGAAGTGCCCGTTCGAGTCCCGGCCGTTCCCGCCCGGGCAGCACGGCCGCGGCCGCACGAAGGAGACGGAGTACCTGCTCCAGCTCCGTGAGAAGCAGAAGGCCCGTCGTGTCTACGGCGTGCTGGAGAAGCAGTTCCGCGGTTACTACGAGGAAGCCGTTGGCAAGCAGGCCAAGACCGGTGAGGTCCTCCTGCAGATCCTCGAGTCGCGGCTGGACAACGTCGTTTACCGGGCCGGCTACGCCCACTCGCGGGACATGGCCCGCCAGCTGGTCAAGCACGGTCACTTCACGGTGAACGGCAAGAAGGTCGACATCCCGTCGTACCGCGTCAAGGAGCACGACATCATCGAGGTTCGGGGCAAGAGCAAGGAGCTCACCCCGTTCATCGTCGCGCAGGCCCAGGCCGGCTCGAAGTCGGTTCCGGCATGGCTTGAGGCCATCCCGAGCCAGATGAAGGTGCTCGTGCACTCCCTCCCGGCCCGGCAGGTCATTGACACGCAGGTCCAGGAGCAGTTGATCGTCGAGCTCTACTCCAAGTAG
- the rpsK gene encoding 30S ribosomal protein S11 — protein MPPKARAGAAVKKVRRKERKNVAHGQAHIKSTFNNTIVSITDPTGAVISWASAGQVGFKGSRKSTPFAAQLAAEAAARRAMEHGMRKVDVFVKGPGSGRETAIRSLQAVGLEVGQIADVTPQPHNGCRPPKRRRV, from the coding sequence ATGCCACCGAAGGCTCGTGCCGGAGCCGCTGTAAAGAAGGTCCGGCGCAAGGAACGCAAGAACGTCGCCCACGGGCAGGCGCACATCAAGAGCACGTTCAACAACACCATCGTGTCCATCACGGACCCGACCGGTGCGGTCATCTCCTGGGCCTCCGCTGGCCAGGTGGGCTTCAAGGGCTCCCGCAAGTCGACTCCGTTCGCCGCGCAGCTGGCCGCCGAGGCTGCCGCGCGTCGCGCCATGGAGCACGGCATGCGCAAGGTCGACGTGTTCGTCAAGGGCCCCGGCTCCGGCCGGGAAACCGCCATCCGTTCGCTGCAGGCCGTGGGCCTCGAGGTCGGGCAGATCGCCGACGTCACCCCGCAGCCGCACAACGGGTGCCGTCCGCCGAAGCGTCGCCGGGTCTGA
- the truA gene encoding tRNA pseudouridine(38-40) synthase TruA has product MDERIRLRLDVSYDGTGFSGWAAQPTRRTVAGVLVETLDLVLGAGTATGLTVAGRTDAGVHATGQVCHLDLPVDVWRQHEGRLLRRLARLLPTDMRVRAMTEVPADFDARFSATFRRYEYRVTDAPFGAEPLRRHEVLAWPKPLDLAALNAAANGLVGEHDFAAYCRRKENATTLREVTRLDWRRDPDDILVATVQADAFCQAMVRSLVGAMLVAGDGRRPVEWPGSLLTRQERSSEVTVAPAHGLTLVAVGYPADPAEYSRRADLTRRLRVPIEG; this is encoded by the coding sequence GTGGACGAGCGGATCCGGCTGCGGCTGGACGTCTCGTACGACGGCACGGGCTTTTCCGGCTGGGCTGCCCAGCCGACCCGACGCACCGTCGCGGGGGTGCTCGTCGAGACCCTGGACCTGGTCCTCGGAGCCGGCACGGCCACCGGGCTGACGGTCGCCGGGCGGACCGACGCGGGGGTGCACGCTACCGGGCAGGTCTGCCACCTGGACCTGCCCGTCGACGTGTGGCGGCAGCATGAGGGGCGGCTGCTGCGTCGGCTGGCCCGTCTGCTCCCCACCGACATGCGCGTACGGGCGATGACCGAGGTGCCGGCCGATTTCGACGCCCGGTTCTCGGCCACGTTCCGGCGCTACGAGTACCGGGTCACCGATGCGCCCTTCGGTGCGGAGCCGCTGCGCCGGCACGAGGTGCTGGCCTGGCCGAAGCCGCTGGACCTGGCCGCGCTGAACGCCGCCGCGAACGGCCTGGTGGGGGAGCACGACTTCGCCGCGTACTGCCGGCGCAAGGAGAACGCGACCACGTTGCGCGAGGTGACCCGGTTGGACTGGCGCCGCGACCCGGACGACATCCTGGTCGCCACCGTGCAGGCCGACGCGTTCTGCCAGGCGATGGTGCGCAGCCTGGTGGGGGCGATGCTGGTGGCCGGGGACGGGCGCCGCCCGGTCGAGTGGCCGGGCAGCCTGCTCACCCGCCAGGAGCGGTCCAGCGAGGTGACCGTGGCCCCCGCGCACGGGTTGACCCTGGTCGCCGTCGGTTACCCGGCCGATCCGGCCGAGTACTCACGCCGCGCCGACCTCACCCGCCGACTGCGGGTCCCGATCGAGGGCTGA
- the rplQ gene encoding 50S ribosomal protein L17, translating into MPTPTKGPRLGGSPSHERLMLANLATALFQHGKIQTTETKARRLRPLAEQLITKAKRGDLASRRRVLGVVKDKDVVYALFDQIAPRYSNRPGGYTRIVKTGPRKGDNAPMAIIELVEELQVAEPKVNKKTAARKAAQQDKVEALAPADETPQSAQADQDSEAPVSASGDTDAAREDSDEATENKA; encoded by the coding sequence ATGCCCACGCCCACCAAGGGCCCCCGCCTCGGCGGCAGCCCCTCGCACGAGCGGCTGATGCTGGCCAACCTGGCCACTGCGCTGTTCCAGCACGGCAAGATCCAGACCACCGAGACGAAGGCCCGGCGGCTGCGCCCGCTGGCCGAGCAGCTCATCACCAAGGCCAAGCGCGGTGACCTCGCCTCGCGGCGGCGGGTGCTGGGTGTCGTCAAGGACAAGGACGTGGTCTACGCCCTGTTCGACCAGATCGCGCCCCGGTACTCCAACCGCCCCGGCGGTTACACCCGGATCGTGAAGACCGGTCCGCGCAAGGGTGACAACGCGCCGATGGCCATCATCGAGCTGGTGGAAGAGCTTCAGGTCGCCGAGCCGAAGGTGAACAAGAAGACCGCCGCCCGCAAGGCCGCGCAGCAGGACAAGGTCGAGGCCCTGGCCCCGGCCGACGAGACCCCGCAGTCGGCTCAGGCCGACCAGGACTCCGAGGCGCCGGTGTCGGCGTCCGGTGACACCGACGCCGCCCGCGAGGACAGCGACGAGGCCACCGAGAACAAGGCCTGA
- the rpsM gene encoding 30S ribosomal protein S13 has product MARLVGVDLPREKRMEIALTYIFGLGRTRAQETLAATGISPDKRARDLTDEELVQLRDHIEGNYKVEGDLRREVAADIRRKVEIGCYAGIRHRRGLPVRGQRTKTNARTRKGPKRTVAGKKKPGKK; this is encoded by the coding sequence ATGGCACGTCTAGTCGGCGTGGATCTCCCCCGCGAGAAGCGGATGGAAATCGCGCTCACCTACATCTTCGGGCTCGGTCGCACCCGCGCCCAGGAGACACTCGCCGCTACCGGCATCTCGCCGGACAAGCGCGCTCGGGACCTCACGGACGAGGAGCTCGTGCAGCTCCGCGACCACATCGAGGGCAACTACAAGGTTGAAGGCGACCTGCGCCGCGAGGTCGCCGCTGACATCCGCCGCAAGGTTGAGATCGGCTGCTACGCCGGCATCCGGCACCGCCGGGGCCTGCCCGTGCGTGGCCAGCGGACCAAGACCAATGCACGGACCCGCAAGGGCCCGAAGCGGACCGTCGCCGGCAAGAAGAAGCCCGGCAAGAAGTAG